In a single window of the Fusobacterium sp. genome:
- a CDS encoding aminopeptidase, with product MDQRIEKLAKNLISHSCRIEKGEKVLIESFGEASKNLVKALIKETYAAGGYPFVTNKDQTLLRELLKGCSIEQIKMMAKYELERMKDMDAYIAIRGTDNSTEMSDIASDKMKIYSEYFTNPVHLNERVNNTKWVVLRYPNNSMAQLAGTSLEAFEDFYFDVCCLDYSKMEKAMESLSILLNKTDKVRIKGNGTDISFSIKNIPNVKCYGLRNIPDGEIYTAPVKDSVNRVISYNTPSNYQGFTFENITFEFKDGKIIKAASNDSDKINQILDTDEGARYIGEFAIGVNPYVLKPMKDTLFDEKIAGSIHFTPGQAYKAADNGNNSSIHWDLVLIQREEWGGGEIWFDDVLIRKDGIFVIDELKVLNPENLK from the coding sequence GTGGATCAAAGAATTGAAAAATTAGCTAAAAATCTTATCAGCCACTCTTGCAGAATAGAAAAAGGCGAAAAAGTTTTAATAGAATCTTTTGGAGAAGCTTCTAAAAATCTGGTGAAAGCCTTAATAAAAGAAACATACGCAGCTGGGGGATATCCATTTGTTACAAATAAAGATCAAACTCTATTAAGAGAACTATTAAAAGGGTGCAGTATAGAGCAAATAAAAATGATGGCTAAATATGAACTTGAAAGAATGAAGGATATGGATGCCTACATTGCCATCAGAGGAACTGATAATTCTACTGAAATGTCAGATATAGCTTCTGATAAAATGAAAATATATTCTGAATATTTTACTAATCCTGTTCATTTAAATGAAAGAGTAAATAATACTAAATGGGTAGTTCTAAGATATCCAAATAATTCTATGGCTCAGCTTGCAGGTACATCTCTTGAAGCATTTGAAGATTTTTATTTTGATGTATGCTGTTTAGATTATTCTAAAATGGAAAAGGCTATGGAATCTTTATCAATTCTTTTAAACAAAACTGATAAAGTAAGGATAAAAGGAAATGGTACTGATATATCTTTTTCTATTAAAAATATTCCAAATGTAAAATGTTATGGACTTAGAAATATTCCTGATGGAGAAATATATACTGCTCCTGTTAAAGACAGTGTCAATAGAGTTATTTCTTATAACACACCATCTAACTATCAGGGATTTACATTTGAAAATATAACTTTTGAATTTAAAGATGGAAAAATAATAAAAGCTGCAAGTAATGATAGTGACAAAATCAATCAAATTTTAGATACTGATGAAGGAGCAAGATATATAGGAGAATTTGCTATTGGAGTTAATCCATATGTTTTAAAGCCTATGAAAGATACTCTTTTTGATGAAAAAATAGCTGGAAGCATCCACTTTACACCTGGACAGGCCTATAAAGCTGCAGATAATGGAAATAATTCAAGTATTCACTGGGACCTTGTTTTAATTCAAAGAGAAGAATGGGGTGGAGGAGAAATCTGGTTTGATGATGTTCTCATCAGAAAAGATGGTATCTTTGTTATTGATGAATTAAAAGTATTAAATCCAGAAAACTTAAAATAA